The proteins below are encoded in one region of Deltaproteobacteria bacterium:
- a CDS encoding FHA domain-containing protein, whose amino-acid sequence MIRLTHLTGSLQGTASMSPKAVIRIGRGEDCDVRFDSHRDTRVSSHHAEIRFEGGRYVVVDVGSTNGTFVNGKLVRTHALRSGDKIVFGAQGGPEVRFDVEDTFRTTPRINGAPAFEVPVARRPPPDLFPPSQDAAMLARDAQVKISQARALSGGKSSGQTMFIMADTLKRVEAVTHRKDRKKTAKIVMAIVLLSLAGFGALGFVIWQQKKQIEEILHKKDGLDKQISKIQVAMQIETDPDKLVSLEEQLTALTGKAQAAIGELQKKDKSEAEKIEQSGDELDREIRRLLAKFNAQTYVVPPIFKQRLKHHIDATLRRSNTKQVYARKQKYWPMIIKEFSARGLPEEMAYVAWTESQFDPLAESSAGARGMWQFIESRAREFELRIERKRGIDERTDVLKSTHAAARYLANLLAEFGEDSFMLALASYNKGENGMRRVLHKIAQEPGGFRKDKRDFWHLYRLKKLPEETLEYVPQILAAAIVGNNPKKYGLE is encoded by the coding sequence TTGATTCGACTCACCCATCTCACCGGCAGCCTGCAGGGGACCGCGTCGATGTCGCCGAAGGCGGTGATCCGCATCGGCCGCGGCGAGGACTGCGACGTGCGCTTCGATTCGCACCGGGACACGCGCGTCTCGAGTCATCACGCGGAGATCCGCTTCGAGGGCGGGCGCTACGTGGTGGTGGACGTGGGCTCGACGAACGGTACATTCGTGAACGGCAAGCTGGTGCGCACGCACGCGCTGCGCTCCGGCGACAAGATCGTCTTCGGCGCCCAGGGCGGCCCGGAAGTGCGCTTCGACGTCGAGGACACCTTCCGCACGACGCCGCGGATCAACGGTGCTCCGGCGTTCGAGGTGCCGGTCGCGCGCAGGCCTCCGCCCGATCTGTTCCCTCCGTCGCAGGATGCCGCGATGCTGGCCCGCGATGCGCAGGTCAAGATCTCGCAGGCCCGCGCGCTCTCCGGAGGAAAGTCGTCCGGTCAGACCATGTTCATCATGGCCGACACCCTCAAGCGGGTGGAGGCCGTCACCCATCGCAAGGACCGGAAGAAGACCGCGAAGATCGTGATGGCCATCGTGCTCCTCTCGCTGGCCGGCTTCGGGGCGCTCGGATTCGTGATCTGGCAGCAGAAGAAGCAGATCGAGGAAATCCTCCACAAGAAGGACGGCCTCGACAAACAGATCTCGAAGATCCAGGTCGCGATGCAGATCGAAACCGACCCCGACAAACTGGTTTCGCTGGAAGAGCAGCTCACCGCGCTGACCGGAAAGGCCCAGGCCGCCATCGGCGAGCTGCAGAAGAAGGACAAGAGCGAGGCGGAGAAGATCGAGCAGTCCGGCGACGAGCTGGATCGCGAGATCCGCCGCCTCCTCGCCAAGTTCAACGCCCAGACGTACGTGGTGCCACCCATCTTCAAGCAGCGGCTCAAGCACCACATCGACGCGACTTTGCGCAGGTCCAACACGAAGCAGGTCTACGCCCGCAAGCAGAAGTACTGGCCGATGATCATCAAGGAGTTCTCCGCCCGGGGGCTGCCGGAGGAGATGGCGTACGTGGCCTGGACGGAGTCGCAGTTCGACCCGCTGGCGGAGAGCAGCGCCGGAGCGCGCGGGATGTGGCAGTTCATCGAGTCCCGCGCCCGCGAGTTCGAGCTCCGGATCGAGCGGAAGCGCGGCATCGACGAGCGCACCGACGTTCTCAAGAGCACGCACGCCGCCGCGCGCTATCTGGCGAATCTGCTCGCCGAGTTCGGCGAGGACTCCTTCATGCTCGCCCTCGCCTCCTACAACAAGGGCGAGAACGGGATGCGGCGCGTGCTGCACAAGATCGCGCAGGAGCCGGGCGGGTTCCGCAAGGACAAGCGCGATTTCTGGCACCTCTACCGGTTGAAGAAGCTGCCCGAGGAGACGCTGGAGTATGTCCCGCAGATCCTCGCCGCGGCCATCGTCGGGAACAATCCGAAGAAATACGGCCTCGAGTAG
- a CDS encoding DUF2997 domain-containing protein, with amino-acid sequence MADKQKMEITILPNGEVSIKVLCVPGPSCEQVSAALEESLGTVKSKEKTAEYYQEELETTEITQKSGT; translated from the coding sequence ATGGCCGACAAGCAGAAGATGGAGATCACCATCCTTCCCAACGGGGAGGTGTCGATCAAGGTGCTGTGCGTTCCGGGCCCCTCCTGCGAGCAGGTCTCGGCCGCGCTCGAGGAGTCGCTGGGGACGGTGAAATCGAAGGAGAAGACGGCCGAGTACTACCAGGAAGAGCTCGAGACGACCGAGATCACGCAGAAGAGCGGGACTTGA
- a CDS encoding DUF1257 domain-containing protein: MVQDARAPGLFQLAGRRRCRGRPQDRDRRGRQVGVSHFTQVETKINDLVALKAALEELGLAFEQATENQLVKVRGWKGSTLTAEAKIKATKSYDIGLQLTEESTYKLVADWWGIEEETNEEAAKIQQRIVQCYAKHKVKAEVAKQGFTLDEEQVEADGTIRLAVSRW, encoded by the coding sequence CTGGTGCAAGACGCGCGCGCGCCCGGCCTCTTCCAGCTGGCAGGGCGACGGCGGTGCCGAGGCCGGCCGCAAGATCGAGATCGACGTGGGAGGCAAGTCGGCGTGAGCCACTTCACGCAGGTGGAGACGAAGATCAACGATCTCGTCGCGCTCAAGGCCGCGCTCGAGGAGCTGGGGCTCGCCTTCGAGCAGGCCACCGAGAACCAGCTGGTGAAGGTGCGCGGGTGGAAAGGCTCGACGCTCACCGCCGAGGCGAAGATCAAGGCGACGAAGAGCTACGACATCGGGCTGCAGCTCACGGAAGAGAGCACCTACAAGCTGGTCGCGGACTGGTGGGGAATCGAGGAGGAGACCAACGAAGAGGCCGCGAAGATCCAGCAGCGCATCGTCCAGTGCTACGCGAAGCACAAGGTGAAGGCCGAGGTGGCCAAGCAGGGCTTCACGCTCGACGAGGAACAGGTCGAGGCGGACGGCACCATCCGGCTCGCCGTTTCCCGCTGGTAG
- a CDS encoding AAA family ATPase has protein sequence MALSSQPKEVAEDVQRQAQLRRVDKDIEHLMRARYPLIYILSSEEKRVEKSIADVLHAREREKNYKTKIYTWSVTEGMRLGKEPQGDSKDPLKALRFVVEAKADERAVFILRDLHAYLKNPEVVRLLRDIGRKLKEELKTVFLISPLLAIPPELDKEVAVVEYPLPELLEIDAIFDRVSRNTGAKIPSGQEREHVVEAALGLTADEAEGVFAKSLEQTGGSFDIDVILSEKERIVRKSGVLEFFRTQEKMDNIGGLDVLKGWLRKRQSAFSEEARQFGLPRPKGILMIGIPGGGKSLTAKAVGAAWRLPLLRLDVGKIFAGIVGSSEENMRRAIQMAEAVAPSILWVDELEKGFSGTGSSNNSDAGTAARVFGSFITWLQEKTSPVFVIATANNVDELPPEMMRKGRFDEIFFVDLPTLPERKEIVAIHIKRRGRDPEQFNLELISEKSEGMTGAEIEQAIVSALFDEYDRNGKTGVLTSEGVLHSLQETVPLSRTMKEKIAALRNWCKTRARPASSSWQGDGGAEAGRKIEIDVGGKSA, from the coding sequence ATGGCGCTCTCGAGCCAGCCCAAAGAGGTGGCGGAGGACGTCCAGCGCCAGGCGCAGCTCCGCCGGGTGGACAAGGACATCGAGCACCTCATGCGGGCCCGGTACCCGCTGATCTACATCCTCTCCAGCGAGGAGAAGCGGGTCGAGAAGAGCATCGCCGACGTGTTGCACGCGCGCGAGCGGGAGAAGAATTACAAGACCAAGATCTATACCTGGAGCGTGACCGAGGGCATGCGACTCGGCAAGGAACCCCAGGGCGATTCGAAGGACCCCTTGAAGGCTCTGCGCTTCGTCGTGGAGGCGAAGGCGGACGAGCGCGCCGTCTTCATCCTCCGCGACCTGCACGCTTATCTCAAGAACCCCGAGGTGGTGCGACTGCTCCGCGACATCGGGCGCAAGCTGAAGGAGGAGCTGAAGACCGTCTTTCTCATCTCGCCACTCCTCGCCATTCCTCCCGAGCTCGACAAGGAAGTGGCGGTGGTCGAGTACCCGCTGCCCGAGCTGCTGGAGATCGACGCCATCTTCGACCGCGTCTCGCGGAACACCGGAGCGAAGATCCCTTCCGGGCAGGAGCGGGAGCACGTGGTGGAGGCAGCGCTCGGGTTGACCGCCGACGAGGCAGAAGGAGTCTTCGCCAAGTCGCTGGAGCAGACCGGCGGCAGCTTCGACATCGACGTCATCCTTTCCGAGAAAGAGCGCATCGTCCGCAAGAGCGGGGTGCTGGAATTCTTCCGCACCCAGGAGAAGATGGACAACATCGGCGGGCTCGACGTGCTGAAGGGCTGGCTGCGCAAGCGCCAGAGCGCATTCAGCGAGGAAGCCCGGCAGTTCGGCCTGCCCAGGCCCAAAGGCATCCTGATGATCGGGATCCCCGGCGGCGGGAAGTCGCTCACCGCCAAGGCGGTGGGCGCAGCCTGGCGGCTGCCGCTCCTGCGCCTCGACGTCGGCAAGATCTTCGCCGGGATCGTCGGGAGCTCGGAAGAGAACATGCGCCGCGCCATCCAGATGGCCGAAGCCGTGGCGCCCTCGATCCTCTGGGTCGACGAGCTGGAGAAGGGCTTCTCGGGGACCGGCAGCTCCAACAACAGCGATGCCGGCACCGCCGCGCGGGTCTTCGGCAGCTTCATCACCTGGCTGCAGGAGAAGACCAGCCCGGTCTTCGTCATCGCCACCGCGAACAACGTCGACGAGCTGCCGCCGGAGATGATGCGCAAGGGGCGTTTCGACGAGATCTTCTTCGTCGATTTGCCCACGCTGCCGGAGCGGAAGGAGATCGTCGCCATCCACATCAAGCGACGCGGCCGCGATCCGGAGCAGTTCAACCTCGAGCTCATCTCCGAGAAGAGCGAGGGAATGACGGGGGCGGAGATCGAGCAGGCCATCGTCTCCGCGCTCTTCGACGAGTACGACCGCAACGGCAAGACCGGCGTGCTCACCTCCGAGGGCGTGCTGCACTCCCTTCAGGAAACGGTGCCGCTCTCGCGGACGATGAAGGAGAAGATCGCGGCGCTGCGCAACTGGTGCAAGACGCGCGCGCGCCCGGCCTCTTCCAGCTGGCAGGGCGACGGCGGTGCCGAGGCCGGCCGCAAGATCGAGATCGACGTGGGAGGCAAGTCGGCGTGA
- a CDS encoding pentapeptide repeat-containing protein: MDFTAHQAPMALQRLKDQGGFNGDRIESCAMPTVFASGSDWLRTVVEKSDLAEGNLAGTRIRETTFAHTALRKARLRGARLERVELYFCDLNEMDAAQLSGRRLKVHGCEAMNAVFSGAQLSVARFEDTKLYRAKFDGSLILRTIFTDARLGAASMEKADFSNARLIDVSMRGANLMGASFARATLIGVDLRDAALTGADFSGATTIGCYLPAELGT; this comes from the coding sequence GTGGACTTCACCGCGCACCAGGCGCCGATGGCGCTGCAGCGGCTCAAGGACCAGGGCGGCTTCAACGGCGACCGCATCGAATCGTGCGCCATGCCTACGGTCTTCGCCAGCGGCTCGGACTGGCTGCGCACGGTGGTGGAGAAGAGCGACCTTGCCGAAGGAAACCTGGCCGGCACGCGCATCCGCGAAACGACGTTCGCGCACACCGCTTTGCGCAAGGCGCGGCTGCGGGGCGCCAGGCTGGAGCGGGTGGAGCTCTACTTCTGCGACCTGAACGAGATGGATGCGGCGCAGCTCAGCGGACGCCGATTGAAGGTGCACGGTTGCGAGGCCATGAACGCGGTCTTTTCCGGCGCGCAGCTCTCGGTCGCGCGGTTCGAGGACACCAAGCTGTACCGGGCGAAGTTCGATGGCTCGCTCATCCTGCGCACGATCTTCACCGATGCGCGCCTCGGCGCGGCCTCGATGGAAAAAGCGGACTTCTCCAATGCACGACTCATCGACGTCTCGATGCGCGGGGCGAATCTAATGGGAGCCTCCTTCGCCCGCGCGACCTTGATCGGCGTCGACCTGCGCGACGCGGCGCTGACCGGCGCCGACTTCTCCGGCGCGACGACCATCGGCTGCTACCTTCCAGCGGAGCTCGGGACATGA
- a CDS encoding PDZ domain-containing protein, giving the protein MRKHARLALIAPAAIAASLLALSSDRGPLRAREAHAAVDPQKDKNYDLASLDVFRKTIVQIKDNYVDPSRINPKEMFTASLEAVERQVAEVMVEVGGPPCDDRLANREPGTSVAGPANGAPQGGILEANRAQSAGCGHANASIPENRVRVTVGNASREFDYKDIDSIWQIPLKMHEVFSFVRDNLVTQSDQREIEYAAINGMLSTLDPHSWLLKPDVYKEMKVQTRGEFGGLGFVISMIEDKLTVRKVLKNTPAYKGGVKKGDVITQIDNDSTVSMELQEAVDRMRGKPGTKVSIWVAHKGAEPRRLDLTRALVTYETVISKLLDNGIGYVRLSGFSGTTTRDMMGAIRAMKQQNGGTLRGLVLDMRGNPGGLLEQAIQVSDAFVEEGTIVTTVGVNGTLREPKLARADGAEREFPMAVLISSESASASEIVAGALKNLNRAVIVGRQSFGKGSVQVLYDFKDRDTGDESALKLTIAQYLTPGDVSIQEVGIVPDIELVPARIVKDRIDLFAPPKTFREADYDKHFFNGFARDEEQAKAGRERVQQKPAETLRFVKDETAKERKNRELIEAGQAPEDDDDDPSDEDGVVVDYQIEFCRDMLMHANATDRRQQLQQAKPFVEQRRAAELERVRKSLEAMGLNWSPLAANAPKGQARVQAEIRAPRTQAGGSMEVAVTAHNTGTTPLARLRAYTKSDNAVLDRREFVFGQLLPGEKRTWTVPIKIPRYMPSRRDDVTLKWEDDAGDPLEDARAETDIAELPRPAFAWSYQIVGNDGLLHKGEKGDTAEIIVDVKNVGVGTAFDAYAALRNLSEDRINVKKGRTKLGPIKPGEMKSATFVVEVKKALEDVVPVRLEVGDKELYEAQRDKLLLPAAPAVPLAAATQPVRVQVDTLILATAQEAGAKLATVKKGAVLSVHGKAGPFWRVEWQKGRMGFLPIAAGKEAPGAKPNLKTVSELMQSEAPAIRLANLDTSRGGVETDQDHLSLTGSAVDVNGMRDLQIFVQHENDYRKVFFRTSRKPGQQAMGAPTQLDFQTDLPLKPGNSTVVIIAREDDDLQTQRTIVVHRKQPVVAQKQGERERAQR; this is encoded by the coding sequence ATGCGCAAGCACGCTCGCCTCGCCCTGATCGCTCCCGCCGCCATCGCCGCCTCGCTGCTTGCGCTCTCCAGCGACCGCGGTCCGCTGCGCGCGCGCGAGGCGCACGCCGCCGTCGATCCGCAGAAGGACAAGAACTACGACCTTGCGAGCCTCGACGTCTTTCGCAAGACCATCGTCCAGATCAAGGACAACTACGTCGATCCGAGCCGGATCAATCCCAAGGAGATGTTCACCGCCTCGCTCGAAGCGGTGGAACGCCAGGTCGCCGAGGTGATGGTCGAGGTCGGCGGGCCGCCTTGCGACGACCGCCTCGCCAACCGCGAGCCGGGGACCTCCGTCGCGGGTCCCGCGAATGGCGCCCCGCAGGGCGGCATCCTGGAGGCGAACCGCGCGCAGTCGGCGGGCTGCGGACACGCCAACGCCAGCATCCCCGAGAACCGGGTGCGGGTGACCGTCGGCAATGCCAGCCGCGAGTTCGACTACAAGGACATCGATTCCATCTGGCAGATCCCGCTGAAGATGCACGAGGTCTTCAGCTTCGTGCGCGACAACCTGGTCACCCAGTCCGACCAGCGGGAGATCGAGTACGCCGCCATCAACGGCATGCTCTCCACCCTCGACCCTCACTCCTGGCTGCTCAAGCCCGACGTCTACAAGGAGATGAAGGTCCAGACCCGCGGCGAGTTCGGCGGACTCGGGTTCGTGATCTCGATGATCGAGGACAAGCTCACCGTCCGCAAGGTGCTCAAGAACACGCCGGCATACAAGGGCGGCGTGAAGAAGGGCGATGTCATCACCCAGATCGACAACGACTCCACCGTCAGCATGGAGCTGCAGGAAGCCGTCGATCGCATGCGCGGCAAGCCTGGCACCAAGGTCAGCATCTGGGTGGCGCACAAGGGCGCCGAGCCGCGGCGACTGGACCTGACGCGCGCGCTCGTCACGTATGAGACCGTCATCTCCAAGCTGCTCGACAACGGAATCGGGTACGTGCGCCTGAGCGGCTTCTCCGGCACCACCACCCGCGACATGATGGGCGCCATCCGCGCCATGAAGCAGCAGAACGGCGGCACCCTGCGGGGGCTGGTGCTCGACATGCGCGGGAATCCCGGCGGCCTGCTCGAGCAGGCCATCCAGGTCAGCGACGCGTTCGTCGAGGAAGGCACCATCGTCACCACCGTGGGCGTCAACGGCACGCTGCGCGAGCCGAAGCTGGCGCGCGCCGACGGCGCCGAGCGCGAGTTTCCCATGGCGGTGCTGATCAGCAGCGAGAGCGCTTCCGCCTCGGAGATCGTGGCGGGCGCGCTGAAGAACCTGAACCGCGCGGTCATCGTCGGACGGCAGAGCTTCGGAAAGGGCTCGGTCCAGGTCCTCTACGACTTCAAGGACCGCGACACCGGCGACGAGAGCGCGCTCAAGCTGACCATCGCGCAGTACCTGACTCCCGGAGACGTCTCCATCCAGGAAGTCGGAATCGTGCCGGACATCGAGCTGGTGCCGGCGCGCATCGTCAAGGATCGCATCGACCTCTTCGCTCCGCCCAAGACGTTCCGGGAGGCGGACTACGACAAGCACTTCTTCAACGGCTTCGCGCGCGACGAGGAGCAGGCCAAGGCGGGCCGCGAGCGGGTGCAGCAGAAGCCGGCGGAGACGCTGCGGTTCGTGAAGGATGAGACCGCCAAGGAGCGGAAGAACCGCGAGCTGATCGAGGCCGGACAGGCGCCGGAGGACGACGACGACGACCCGTCCGACGAGGACGGCGTGGTGGTGGACTACCAGATCGAGTTCTGCCGCGACATGCTCATGCACGCCAACGCGACCGACCGCCGGCAGCAGCTGCAGCAGGCGAAGCCGTTCGTCGAGCAGCGCCGTGCCGCCGAGCTGGAGAGGGTGCGCAAGTCGCTCGAGGCGATGGGGCTGAACTGGTCGCCCCTGGCGGCGAATGCGCCCAAGGGCCAGGCGCGGGTCCAGGCGGAGATTCGCGCGCCGCGCACGCAGGCCGGCGGCAGCATGGAAGTGGCGGTCACGGCGCACAACACCGGGACCACGCCGCTGGCGCGGCTGCGGGCGTACACGAAGAGCGACAATGCGGTGCTCGATCGGCGCGAGTTCGTCTTCGGCCAGCTGCTGCCGGGTGAGAAGCGCACCTGGACCGTGCCGATCAAGATCCCGCGCTACATGCCGTCGCGGCGCGACGACGTGACGCTCAAGTGGGAGGACGACGCGGGAGACCCGCTCGAAGACGCGCGCGCGGAGACGGACATCGCCGAGCTGCCGCGGCCTGCCTTCGCCTGGTCGTACCAGATCGTCGGCAACGACGGGCTTCTGCACAAGGGCGAGAAAGGCGATACCGCCGAGATCATCGTCGACGTGAAGAACGTCGGCGTCGGCACCGCATTCGACGCCTACGCCGCCCTGCGGAACCTCTCCGAGGACCGCATCAACGTGAAGAAGGGTCGCACCAAGCTCGGCCCCATCAAGCCAGGCGAGATGAAGAGCGCCACCTTCGTGGTGGAGGTGAAGAAGGCGCTGGAGGACGTCGTCCCGGTGCGGTTGGAGGTCGGCGACAAGGAGCTGTACGAGGCGCAGCGAGACAAGCTGCTGCTCCCCGCGGCGCCGGCGGTACCTCTCGCCGCGGCGACGCAGCCGGTGCGCGTCCAGGTCGATACCCTGATCCTCGCCACCGCGCAGGAGGCCGGCGCGAAGCTGGCCACGGTGAAGAAGGGCGCCGTGCTTTCCGTGCACGGCAAGGCGGGCCCCTTCTGGCGCGTCGAGTGGCAGAAGGGCCGGATGGGATTCTTGCCCATCGCCGCGGGCAAGGAGGCGCCGGGAGCGAAGCCGAATCTGAAGACGGTGAGCGAGCTGATGCAGAGCGAAGCGCCGGCGATCCGGCTCGCGAACCTCGACACCTCGCGCGGCGGAGTGGAGACGGATCAGGACCACCTCTCGCTCACCGGCAGCGCCGTGGACGTGAATGGCATGCGCGATCTGCAGATCTTCGTGCAGCACGAGAACGACTACCGGAAGGTCTTCTTCCGCACCTCGCGCAAGCCGGGGCAGCAGGCGATGGGAGCGCCGACGCAGCTCGACTTCCAGACGGATCTGCCGCTCAAGCCCGGAAACAGCACGGTGGTGATCATCGCGCGCGAGGACGACGATCTGCAGACCCAGCGGACCATCGTGGTGCACCGCAAGCAGCCGGTGGTCGCCCAGAAGCAGGGCGAGCGAGAGCGGGCGCAGCGCTAG
- a CDS encoding threonine ammonia-lyase, whose product MVTLQDVLAARDRIRGIVAVTPCPLSEPFSELCAAQIHFKLENLHRTGSFKERGAANKFALLTAEERKRGVVAASAGNHAQAVAFNAQRLGMHATIVMPETAPLSKVQATRKFGAAIVLCGNNYDDAYAEARRLQEEKGYVFIHAFDDEAIIAGQGTCALEILEQVPDVEVLVASIGGGGWLGGMALAMKSLKPSVRVIGVESSHLPKMRAALDAGGPILIPNATTLADGIAVKRAGEKTIPLFRKYVDEIVGVDDEEVANAILALIEREKTVAEGAGAAPAAALLQRKIAGLKAATKVVCALSGGNIDPNIIARIIERGLVVEGRRVMIAVRVPDRPGMLAGVLAAVAAERANVLEVHHNRAFLQGAIGDTEIDLTLETRGPEHIDALTAALKAKGYAVVRR is encoded by the coding sequence ATGGTCACCCTGCAGGACGTACTCGCCGCGCGCGACCGCATCCGCGGCATCGTCGCCGTCACTCCATGCCCTCTCTCCGAGCCGTTCAGCGAGCTCTGCGCGGCGCAGATCCACTTCAAGCTCGAGAACCTGCACCGCACCGGCTCGTTCAAGGAGCGCGGTGCCGCGAACAAGTTCGCGCTGCTGACCGCCGAAGAGCGCAAGCGCGGAGTCGTCGCCGCAAGCGCAGGCAACCACGCGCAGGCGGTCGCCTTCAACGCCCAGCGGCTCGGCATGCACGCGACCATCGTAATGCCGGAGACCGCCCCGCTCAGCAAGGTGCAGGCGACGCGCAAGTTCGGCGCCGCCATCGTGCTCTGCGGGAACAACTACGACGACGCCTACGCAGAAGCGCGCCGGCTCCAGGAAGAGAAGGGCTACGTCTTCATTCACGCTTTCGACGACGAGGCGATCATCGCCGGCCAGGGGACGTGCGCGCTGGAGATCCTCGAGCAGGTGCCCGACGTCGAGGTGCTCGTGGCTTCCATCGGGGGCGGGGGTTGGCTCGGCGGGATGGCGCTGGCGATGAAATCGCTCAAGCCGTCGGTCCGCGTCATCGGCGTGGAGTCCTCGCACCTGCCGAAGATGCGGGCCGCGTTGGATGCCGGCGGTCCCATCCTGATCCCGAACGCGACCACCCTGGCCGACGGCATCGCCGTCAAGCGCGCCGGCGAGAAGACCATTCCGCTCTTCCGCAAGTACGTCGACGAGATCGTCGGCGTCGACGACGAAGAGGTTGCGAACGCCATCCTCGCCCTGATCGAGCGTGAGAAGACGGTCGCCGAGGGCGCCGGCGCAGCTCCGGCCGCTGCGCTACTGCAGCGGAAGATCGCCGGCCTCAAGGCTGCGACCAAGGTCGTCTGCGCGCTGTCGGGCGGCAACATCGATCCCAACATCATTGCCCGGATCATCGAGCGCGGCCTGGTAGTCGAGGGCCGCCGGGTGATGATCGCAGTCCGGGTGCCCGACCGTCCCGGCATGCTGGCGGGAGTGCTGGCCGCGGTGGCGGCGGAGCGCGCCAACGTGTTGGAAGTGCACCATAACAGGGCATTTTTACAGGGCGCCATCGGGGACACCGAGATTGACCTGACGCTCGAGACACGGGGACCCGAGCACATCGATGCCTTGACCGCCGCCCTCAAGGCCAAGGGCTACGCGGTCGTCCGGCGGTGA